The following are encoded together in the Maridesulfovibrio frigidus DSM 17176 genome:
- a CDS encoding sugar transferase: MNLIEKVEAQNNAAGDQKTTCQSDSQDTNKNPLQNENKQNSTLRMVINKLVALVILLFLLPAFLIIIILIKIYDPGPIFYSGARLGYKKTMFYIFKFRTLPVGAQEKIGAEIYSSKHGMHTRLGNFLRETRLDELPQFINVLLGDMVLVGPRPVRPEVYQKLCATIPRYDRRFLMYPGLVGYTQLFTPHSTPKHIRAYINNNLSMREGQLLKDIQIACYGTRALICNMAKKVARLFLDGIINTKLLNRYTEKRRLQRVILEQAQICFAPFEENTDKHAKTPAYRYAGYLAPGLLKDINETHCRFWTNEKLTDQIYSIRMETSLKKGGRSKNKRAYGRGQVVVKRATPPRSEYQYEYVIIYESESPLQKYIIDKYYLKMSIA, encoded by the coding sequence ATGAATTTAATTGAAAAAGTAGAGGCACAAAACAATGCCGCCGGTGATCAAAAAACAACATGCCAAAGCGATTCTCAGGATACTAATAAAAATCCTCTACAGAATGAAAATAAGCAAAATTCCACTCTCAGAATGGTCATTAACAAGCTTGTGGCTTTAGTTATCCTGCTTTTTTTACTTCCAGCATTCTTGATTATAATAATCCTTATTAAGATATATGACCCAGGCCCTATTTTTTATAGTGGAGCAAGGCTTGGTTATAAAAAAACAATGTTTTATATATTCAAGTTCAGGACTCTTCCTGTAGGTGCGCAGGAGAAAATAGGGGCTGAAATCTACAGCTCAAAACATGGAATGCATACACGCTTGGGTAACTTTCTACGTGAAACCAGACTGGATGAACTTCCACAGTTTATAAACGTCCTGCTTGGTGACATGGTTCTTGTCGGTCCGAGACCGGTTCGCCCGGAAGTATATCAGAAGCTGTGCGCCACTATTCCTAGGTATGATAGACGTTTCCTGATGTACCCAGGCTTGGTGGGCTATACCCAACTGTTTACCCCGCACAGCACCCCAAAACACATCCGCGCTTATATTAATAACAACCTTTCCATGCGCGAAGGACAGCTTTTAAAAGACATACAAATAGCCTGCTACGGAACACGGGCTCTTATATGCAACATGGCAAAAAAAGTAGCACGCCTTTTTCTGGATGGGATTATAAACACGAAACTCCTAAACCGTTATACTGAGAAACGGCGTCTACAGCGCGTAATACTTGAGCAAGCTCAAATTTGCTTTGCGCCTTTTGAAGAGAACACGGATAAACACGCTAAGACGCCTGCATACAGATATGCAGGGTATTTGGCACCCGGCTTGCTTAAAGATATTAACGAGACTCATTGCCGTTTTTGGACAAATGAGAAATTGACTGACCAGATATACAGTATTCGTATGGAGACCTCTTTAAAAAAAGGAGGGAGATCTAAAAACAAGCGGGCATACGGTAGAGGGCAAGTGGTAGTAAAAAGAGCAACTCCCCCCCGTAGTGAATACCAATATGAATATGTAATCATCTACGAAAGCGAAAGTCCCCTACAGAAGTACATTATAGACAAATATTATTTGAAAATGAGCATTGCATAA
- a CDS encoding polysaccharide biosynthesis/export family protein: protein MVNLHKKINIISYLLLTTLLIALLSACSPRSALVPGQETDIGTTTFSADKGIYPPTSGLFPSYSLTPGDVLDVLFQIKTLHEVEKYIITANDTLTIKFVQLPDLNETQRVRPDGKITLAYVGDVSVINQSPGQLQDNLKKKYSKFLRDPQLYVTVDEFRERIKELKKDLHTASRGLSRLVTVRPDGYATFPMLGDLMVSNKSMQQVKKELDTFYKSYLKGLHVDLFLQDHAGSTVYVLGQVLKPGSYKINKPITIFQALALAQGATPEASLDDIMVFRRKGNQFKSTVANLAKAMSSPTGGDFFYLMPDDIVYVAESGVYEASRMSEAISQIIMFRGWGISFGGDTFGISN from the coding sequence ATGGTTAATTTACATAAAAAAATAAATATCATTTCCTACTTGCTTCTAACAACCTTGCTCATAGCACTGTTGTCAGCTTGTTCTCCCCGCTCGGCTCTAGTACCAGGGCAGGAAACTGATATTGGCACTACCACCTTTAGTGCTGATAAAGGGATATACCCGCCTACAAGCGGCCTTTTCCCTAGCTACTCACTCACTCCAGGAGATGTCCTTGATGTTCTTTTCCAAATCAAGACTCTGCATGAAGTTGAGAAGTATATAATTACAGCCAATGACACGCTCACAATTAAATTTGTTCAGCTTCCTGACCTGAACGAAACTCAACGCGTAAGGCCGGACGGAAAGATCACCCTTGCCTACGTTGGAGACGTAAGCGTAATTAATCAGTCCCCAGGTCAGCTTCAGGACAATCTGAAAAAAAAGTATTCCAAGTTTCTTCGCGATCCACAATTATACGTGACAGTTGATGAATTCCGCGAACGCATTAAAGAATTAAAAAAAGATCTACACACTGCTTCCCGAGGTTTAAGCCGACTGGTTACAGTTCGCCCGGACGGATACGCAACTTTTCCTATGCTTGGAGATTTGATGGTGTCCAACAAATCTATGCAACAAGTAAAAAAAGAGCTGGATACTTTTTATAAATCATACCTTAAAGGGCTACACGTTGACCTGTTTCTGCAGGACCATGCCGGAAGCACGGTCTATGTTCTTGGCCAAGTTCTCAAACCAGGATCATACAAAATCAACAAACCGATCACAATATTTCAAGCCCTGGCTCTGGCCCAAGGAGCTACTCCTGAAGCCAGTTTAGATGATATTATGGTTTTCCGTCGCAAGGGCAATCAGTTCAAATCTACTGTTGCAAACCTTGCCAAAGCGATGTCTTCACCGACAGGGGGTGATTTCTTCTATCTCATGCCTGATGATATTGTTTACGTTGCTGAATCCGGTGTTTATGAAGCAAGCAGAATGTCAGAAGCTATCAGCCAGATTATAATGTTCCGCGGATGGGGAATTTCATTCGGTGGTGACACCTTTGGTATTAGTAACTAG
- a CDS encoding GumC family protein has protein sequence MIRTENHLREIVTIFFVQKNLILSTTVTFVLFAALVGLFWPPQYSAVAEVLVKGKKVEKSPEALEDTQIRNFELNKEDLASEVQILMSPDVLENTIRTMVANDEYYTQEDLDPDIISQKVIQLQKKLDINVVPNSNIIEVAISGTDAEKAKITLDHIITAYVSYRGGIYNPGKVKQFFSDQVDRFKKDLEGNETKLIELVGRTGAPNPNVEIEHNLTRKRDMEQQLSQLENDIVEREGLIDHLDNSLRSKSLNFFSFIENISINQLSEKLQKLIIEEGNLLRIYTKTHPKSVAIREQIQNIYGRLRNEMKEYVENQRNILDSGIERISIINQRLNEISIRNVELHTQLIQQQRIQREIDLLKHSYGTFAKRLEEARIGGSNDVGALFRVSVLSTPMTTGKAVFPNVKMLLPIALLAGFITGLSLGFIKEFFDHTFKTPEDSEKYAGLETIFTIPRWVLDPHATDKKATKT, from the coding sequence ATGATAAGAACTGAAAATCATCTCCGTGAAATAGTCACGATATTCTTTGTTCAGAAAAATCTGATACTTAGTACTACTGTTACCTTTGTGCTTTTCGCCGCACTGGTGGGTCTTTTCTGGCCTCCACAATATTCCGCAGTTGCTGAGGTTCTAGTTAAAGGTAAAAAAGTTGAAAAAAGCCCAGAAGCTTTGGAAGATACACAAATAAGAAATTTTGAGCTTAACAAAGAAGACCTTGCTTCAGAAGTCCAAATTTTGATGTCACCAGACGTATTGGAAAACACAATCCGTACTATGGTTGCAAATGACGAGTACTATACACAAGAGGACTTAGACCCTGATATCATTTCTCAAAAAGTTATACAGCTACAAAAAAAACTTGATATAAATGTTGTTCCAAATTCAAATATTATTGAAGTCGCAATATCCGGCACCGACGCCGAAAAGGCTAAAATAACTCTAGATCATATCATAACCGCCTATGTCAGCTACCGTGGGGGTATATACAATCCAGGAAAAGTTAAACAATTCTTTTCCGATCAAGTCGACCGCTTCAAGAAAGACCTTGAGGGTAACGAAACAAAACTAATAGAACTAGTCGGCCGCACTGGAGCTCCCAACCCCAATGTTGAAATAGAGCACAACCTTACTCGTAAGCGGGATATGGAACAGCAACTTAGTCAGCTTGAAAATGACATAGTTGAACGCGAAGGACTCATTGACCATCTTGACAACTCTCTCCGGTCTAAGAGCCTGAACTTTTTCTCTTTTATTGAGAACATCAGCATCAACCAGTTGAGTGAAAAACTTCAAAAGCTAATAATTGAAGAAGGTAACTTGCTGCGAATATACACGAAAACACACCCCAAATCGGTAGCTATACGGGAACAAATACAAAATATATACGGTAGATTACGCAACGAAATGAAGGAATACGTCGAAAATCAACGTAACATACTCGATAGTGGTATCGAGAGAATCAGCATTATCAACCAACGCCTCAACGAAATTTCAATCCGAAACGTTGAATTGCATACTCAGCTCATCCAGCAGCAGCGCATCCAACGAGAAATAGACTTATTAAAGCACTCTTATGGGACATTTGCAAAACGTCTTGAAGAAGCACGAATAGGCGGAAGCAATGATGTTGGAGCTTTATTCCGGGTTTCGGTGCTAAGCACCCCCATGACCACAGGCAAAGCAGTCTTCCCAAATGTCAAAATGTTGTTGCCCATTGCCCTGCTGGCAGGTTTTATAACCGGCCTCAGCCTTGGATTCATTAAAGAATTTTTTGATCACACATTCAAAACTCCCGAAGATTCAGAAAAGTACGCAGGGTTGGAAACTATATTTACTATCCCTAGATGGGTACTTGACCCTCACGCGACGGACAAAAAGGCCACTAAGACATGA